The Eurosta solidaginis isolate ZX-2024a chromosome 4, ASM4086904v1, whole genome shotgun sequence genome includes a window with the following:
- the LOC137247594 gene encoding uncharacterized protein, translated as MVNVCNKKKNTFHAKNDFRGLEEAVNALFCDDSENNDVANPDLIIIAPELDPLTDSGEFDEDNLCMLPTDLPGRVELDIDEDKIECNQSTGSASVINSPLEKQDQPAMSSSNSISEKYLAIDTRNCKWLKKDPKYSIQYNDNIY; from the exons ATGGT AAATGTctgcaacaaaaagaaaaatacttTCCACGCAAAAAATGATTTCAGAGGGCTTGAAGAAGCTGTTAATGCACTATTTTGTGATGATAGTGAGAATAATGATGTGGCAAACCCCGACTTGATTATCATTGCTCCCGAGCTAGACCCACTAACCGACTCCGGAGAATTTGATGAGGACAATTTATGCATGCTGCCAACAGATTTGCCAGGACGTGTTGAGCTCGACATCGATGAGGATAAGATTGAGTGTAATCAATCAACGGGCTCAGCATCAGTAATAAACTCCCCGTTAGAAAAGCAGGATCAACCTGCAATGTCTTCATCGAACTCCATTTCAGAGAAATACCTAGCAATCG ATACACGAAATTGTAAATGGCTAAAAAAAGATCCAAAATACTCCATCCAATACAATGACAATATATATTGA